The [Limnothrix rosea] IAM M-220 genome includes the window AAAAGTCTGGTTTTTAAATGGTATTCCCTTCAATAAGTTATGCCCAACTACATCTGGAGGATTAGGTTTAAAATCAATATTACTCCACTGCTCGTGAAATCTTGAACCACAACCTAAATTAAGATACATTAGTTGCATTAAACTGCTTCTTCCAGAGCATAATATTATCAATATTAAGCCTTATATCTATAGAAAAAGGCTTTTCAATCCAAGCACTTACATGCGCAAAATCATCTCTTTCAGCCGTTGGTAAATTTGTATCGCGGGCAATTTCTTTTGCTCTATTATCAATTTCCAATATAAGACTTCTTTTTCTGGCTAGCAAACATTTGATACCACCATGTAACCTTGTTCCAATGTAGTCAAATTTTACGCCAGAGGATAAAAATTGATTGAGTGAATTGAAGGAATGACCAAGTATCTTAAAAGGCTTATTAAAGGAGCGTATATACTCTAAATCCTGTCTACCTTGAGGCCATACAAAAACTGTTTCATACTTGTCAAATAGCAATCTAATAAGCTGACTATCTATACTCGGCCGCTTTGAGTAATCTGTAAGCATCAGAAGAACACTAGGTGCTTTTAACGGGGGAATCTCTTCTTGCTTGAGGTGGGCAAGAGGCCACATTGTTGGACATCCTGTGTTTACAACATTCTTAAATCCGGCAAACCTAAGTTGTTTCTCAGTGTAACCATCCCTTACAGAATGTAAATATTGATGTGAAAGAACCGATTTAAGTAGAAGTCTTGTATAGAGATTAGGGGGATTCTGGTACTGCCACCAACCAACACCAAATAAAATCACATTTTTCACTCTGTATATATCCAATGGAGAAAGTTTCCATTGTCGATACTGTTCCATATTAGAAGACAATAAGTTTGTTCCTCCTACGAAGGTAAAAGAGCTATCCTTTACCAACTTTACCTGATTGGCTCTCAAATATTTTTGAGTTGAGATACTCAAAATATCTCTATCCATAAAAATTTTAGAGAGTTCAGTTTTAACAGCATTTTCAATAATCAAGTCCCCCAAGTTGGAGCTAGGAAAACCTTGGTGGTTTTCGATTCCTGGATTCAATAAACATATGGACATTATCAGATTGTGTTGTTATTAAATATTAGTTGCTTTTCTGAGTTTAAGTGCTAGTTTATGGATGAAGCTTTCACTGTTCTTGAAAAACAGTTCATCATACTCCGTGTCAGGTATTAAGATATTGTTTGTTTCCAAGGGAAATTCGAGATTCTCGGAATAAACCTTTCGTCTAGTTGAATGTTTCGTATGAGTTGCGTCCTTACGAAAACCAATATTTTCAATTAAATTTTTACTAGGTACAATCGCTAAACCCGAATTAATGTGACGCGAATAAGCCCACTGATAATCCCAAGTATCAACTTGCCTACTTCTACAATCTAAAAATTGATTCTCTCTTATTCTCCCAAGCTTTTCACCCAAAAGATGCCTTAGCTTCCGATCTTTTACTACTTTATCTAAGTGAGTCATTTTAAGATCAAAATTTTTCCAAGCTCTCGCCCAACTAGCCCATCCCCAAATACCTCCTAAATTAGAAAAAAAATAATCTTGCTTATCTGCTTGCCATGACTGTTGTGCGTTATAGCCACTAATCAACATAATTCTATTATCCATTTTGTACCTTACCAAAAGCTGTTCACAGAATTCAAAAAACGAACTATTTGGCACACAATCATCTTCTAAAATAATTGCCTCTTCAACCTGCTTAAATATCCAATTAAGTCCACTTGACACTCGCTCACGACAACCCAAATTTACATCGGAGTAGTTATAAAAAACTTCGCAGTCCCAATCGATTTGTTTAATGACATCTCTTGCTGCTTGGCACTTTGCCTGTTCCTTTGAAGTTCTGGGCCCGTCTGCAATTATAAAAAGTTGCCTTGGCTGTGCCTTGCGAATTTCGTTAAAAACAATCTGTGTCAGATCAGGACGATTGAAAATAATAAAAACAATAGGGGTTTTCAACATTTTATAAGTTTTGTTATTTGTTAACTGCACAATTCAACTTGAAGACAAAAAAATGCTTATCATGTAGGCTTTCGATTGAAGATTAAAAATTGGACGAGTTACTGGAGTTAATCCATTACTTAAATATGAAGCGACTGCCTGTGAAATTACAGTTGCTAAGGCAGCTCCGACACCTGCATATGACGGAATTAGCAAGTAATTTAAAAACAAATTAATAATTGCACCTAAAAAAGTTCTCAGAAAAGATAAGTGTGTTAAGTTTTCTGCAATAAACCAAGGAGAGCTAGCTACCCCCATAAACACAAATAATGAAGCCCAAATATGAATACTGAGTATTATTCCTGATTGGCTATATTCTTGCCCATAAATTATTGGGATAATCCACATAGAAAAAATAGATATAGGAACAGCTAAAATCAAAGAAAGTTGAACTAAAAGGCGAATTAATTTTTCGATTTTCGTGTTGTAGGAGAGTTCGTCATTCTTTTTTGCAGCATAGATTGATGGGGCAACGGAAGCTGTAATTGCTGTCGGTATAAAATACCAAATTTCAGAAAGCTTAATTGCAGCGGCATACAGGCCTACTGCTTCATCGCCAACCATTTCGCCAAGCATAATCAAGTCGATTTTCATGTAAATCATGACACTCAAGCCTGACAAAATGAGTGGCCAACTTTCTTTTAATAGTCGTTTTGCTAAGTCTAGACTCCAAGCAAGCGAAAAATCATATCCTCGGAAACGATACATTCCAATCAAGGCGATCGCCCCTAGGGAAGTTTCTGCAAACATAACCCAAGCAAAGGTTATTAAAGGAGCTTTCCATATAACTAGCAGTACTTTGAATCCTGTGATTAATAGAAATACGCTATTTTTAGCAATTACTGTAAATTTAGACTGAACTTGGGAACGAAACCAAAAATCAACAACATCAAAGGCTTGAAAAATACTTGCTGTTGCGAGTATGGCAACCACTTGAATAATAACTAAGTCTTCTGAACGAATCCAGAAAATTGCACCCAAAACTAGACCACAGCATAGTAGGGAGCTTAATAGTTTTAGCCAAAATGTTGTCCCTAAAATTTGATCTTTTAATT containing:
- a CDS encoding polysaccharide pyruvyl transferase family protein → MIIENAVKTELSKIFMDRDILSISTQKYLRANQVKLVKDSSFTFVGGTNLLSSNMEQYRQWKLSPLDIYRVKNVILFGVGWWQYQNPPNLYTRLLLKSVLSHQYLHSVRDGYTEKQLRFAGFKNVVNTGCPTMWPLAHLKQEEIPPLKAPSVLLMLTDYSKRPSIDSQLIRLLFDKYETVFVWPQGRQDLEYIRSFNKPFKILGHSFNSLNQFLSSGVKFDYIGTRLHGGIKCLLARKRSLILEIDNRAKEIARDTNLPTAERDDFAHVSAWIEKPFSIDIRLNIDNIMLWKKQFNATNVS
- a CDS encoding glycosyltransferase family 2 protein — translated: MQLTNNKTYKMLKTPIVFIIFNRPDLTQIVFNEIRKAQPRQLFIIADGPRTSKEQAKCQAARDVIKQIDWDCEVFYNYSDVNLGCRERVSSGLNWIFKQVEEAIILEDDCVPNSSFFEFCEQLLVRYKMDNRIMLISGYNAQQSWQADKQDYFFSNLGGIWGWASWARAWKNFDLKMTHLDKVVKDRKLRHLLGEKLGRIRENQFLDCRSRQVDTWDYQWAYSRHINSGLAIVPSKNLIENIGFRKDATHTKHSTRRKVYSENLEFPLETNNILIPDTEYDELFFKNSESFIHKLALKLRKATNI
- a CDS encoding flippase; protein product: MLSNYRHLREVARQYISGERGNVFQNIAWLFFEHISRMAFGLVIGAWVARYLGAEQFGILNYAIAFIGLFSPLANLGLDSLVIRTVVHEPELKDQILGTTFWLKLLSSLLCCGLVLGAIFWIRSEDLVIIQVVAILATASIFQAFDVVDFWFRSQVQSKFTVIAKNSVFLLITGFKVLLVIWKAPLITFAWVMFAETSLGAIALIGMYRFRGYDFSLAWSLDLAKRLLKESWPLILSGLSVMIYMKIDLIMLGEMVGDEAVGLYAAAIKLSEIWYFIPTAITASVAPSIYAAKKNDELSYNTKIEKLIRLLVQLSLILAVPISIFSMWIIPIIYGQEYSQSGIILSIHIWASLFVFMGVASSPWFIAENLTHLSFLRTFLGAIINLFLNYLLIPSYAGVGAALATVISQAVASYLSNGLTPVTRPIFNLQSKAYMISIFLSSS